One window of Cohnella hashimotonis genomic DNA carries:
- a CDS encoding winged helix-turn-helix transcriptional regulator produces MREPDISIAECSYRRVLEIVSNKWTALVIYALEDGTLRYGLIKSRIADISQKMLTQTLKQLERDGLVVRKVTPVVPPVVDYALTPLGRTLLPFLRMLKDWSSAHYASVSEAREAYDAVHQDASHG; encoded by the coding sequence GTGAGAGAACCCGATATCTCGATCGCGGAATGCAGCTACAGGCGGGTGCTGGAGATCGTCTCGAACAAATGGACGGCGCTCGTCATCTACGCCCTGGAAGACGGAACGCTCCGGTATGGTTTGATCAAGAGCCGGATCGCGGACATTTCGCAGAAAATGTTGACTCAGACGCTGAAGCAGCTGGAGCGCGACGGCCTTGTCGTTCGAAAAGTAACGCCTGTCGTCCCGCCCGTCGTGGATTACGCGCTGACGCCGCTCGGTAGGACGCTTCTTCCCTTTTTGCGGATGCTGAAGGACTGGTCTTCGGCACACTATGCGTCTGTAAGCGAGGCGCGGGAAGCGTACGATGCCGTGCACCAAGACGCCTCGCACGGCTGA
- a CDS encoding zinc-dependent alcohol dehydrogenase family protein, producing the protein MKAYVVKGGFGLDHVVQVDRPIPEPGPGQALVRLKALSLNSRDIGVIEGFYNPERTEGLIPVSDGVGEIVALGEGAARFKLGDRVCGIFTQSWIDGEPTPANWTSTLGSPLDGLLAEYAVLPEEGLVRVPDHLSDAEAATLPCAAVTAWHAIVEEGQVRAGDTVVVQGTGGVSMFALQFAKLHGARVIVTSGSSEKLERALAMGADHGIHYTEKADWENAVLAYTQGRGADHIVDVGGAATLNRSIAALRVGGRISIVGLLSGAAVEDFAIVPAILKKARLQAINVGSRAMFESMNRAIGLNGLRPAIDSVFPFAEAVDALRRLKTGSNFGKICITL; encoded by the coding sequence ATGAAAGCATATGTCGTCAAAGGCGGCTTCGGCCTCGATCATGTCGTTCAGGTCGACCGTCCGATTCCCGAGCCGGGTCCGGGTCAGGCGCTCGTCCGGCTCAAGGCCTTGTCCTTGAATTCCCGCGATATCGGCGTCATCGAAGGCTTCTACAATCCCGAACGCACAGAAGGCCTGATTCCCGTATCCGACGGCGTCGGCGAGATCGTCGCCTTAGGCGAAGGGGCGGCCCGGTTCAAGCTCGGCGACCGCGTCTGCGGCATCTTCACGCAGAGCTGGATCGACGGCGAGCCAACTCCGGCGAACTGGACGTCGACGCTCGGCAGTCCGCTGGACGGCCTTCTGGCCGAGTATGCGGTGCTGCCGGAGGAAGGGCTCGTCCGCGTCCCCGATCATCTGAGCGACGCGGAGGCCGCGACACTGCCGTGCGCGGCCGTCACCGCCTGGCATGCGATCGTCGAGGAAGGACAGGTACGCGCCGGCGACACGGTCGTCGTGCAGGGAACGGGAGGCGTCTCCATGTTCGCGCTGCAATTCGCCAAGCTTCATGGCGCGCGGGTCATCGTCACCTCCGGCAGTAGCGAAAAGCTTGAACGCGCGCTGGCGATGGGCGCCGATCACGGCATTCATTATACGGAAAAAGCGGATTGGGAAAACGCGGTGCTGGCCTATACGCAAGGGCGCGGCGCGGACCACATCGTCGACGTGGGCGGCGCGGCAACGCTGAACCGGTCGATAGCGGCGCTGAGGGTCGGAGGCAGGATCAGCATCGTCGGCTTGCTGTCCGGCGCGGCCGTCGAAGATTTCGCGATCGTCCCCGCCATTCTAAAAAAGGCGAGGCTGCAAGCGATAAACGTCGGCAGCCGCGCGATGTTCGAATCGATGAACCGCGCGATCGGCCTCAACGGGCTGCGTCCGGCCATCGATAGCGTATTCCCGTTCGCCGAGGCGGTCGACGCGCTTCGGCGCTTGAAAACGGGATCGAACTTCGGGAAGATCTGCATTACGCTTTAA
- a CDS encoding aldo/keto reductase, which translates to MKKNRLGGSELYVSEIGLGCMSLGTEETKAAALLGEALDRGVTLLDTADLYDGGRNEELVGKAIRGRREQVVLATKVGNRRIPGQDGWTWDATKAYILSAVRDSLKRLGTDYIDLYQLHGGTLDDPIDETIEAFEQLKREGVIRAYGISSIRPNVIREYVARSGIASVMNQYSIVDRRAEETVLPLLAEKGISVIARGPVASGALADGREPAKGVLDYELDELVALRGELQQLTSPARSLSQLAIRYSLGHPTVAAAIPGASSREQLLQNLAAAEVPPLSEAELEAIRGASKASVYAQHR; encoded by the coding sequence ATGAAGAAGAATCGGTTGGGCGGTTCAGAACTGTACGTGAGCGAGATCGGTCTCGGCTGCATGTCGCTGGGCACGGAGGAGACGAAGGCGGCGGCTTTGCTCGGCGAGGCGCTCGATCGGGGCGTCACGCTGCTGGATACGGCGGACCTTTATGACGGCGGACGCAACGAGGAGCTGGTGGGCAAGGCGATCCGGGGCCGGCGGGAGCAGGTCGTGCTGGCGACCAAGGTCGGCAACCGGCGGATTCCCGGGCAGGACGGCTGGACATGGGACGCCACCAAGGCATACATTCTGTCGGCGGTCCGGGACAGCCTAAAGCGGCTCGGCACCGATTATATAGACCTGTACCAGCTGCACGGCGGCACGCTGGACGATCCGATCGACGAGACGATCGAGGCGTTCGAGCAGTTGAAGCGCGAAGGCGTCATCCGGGCGTACGGCATCTCCTCGATCCGGCCCAACGTCATACGCGAGTACGTCGCGCGCTCGGGGATCGCGAGCGTCATGAACCAATACAGCATCGTCGACCGCCGCGCCGAAGAGACGGTGCTGCCGCTCCTGGCGGAAAAGGGGATCAGCGTCATCGCGCGAGGACCCGTAGCGAGCGGGGCGCTGGCGGACGGACGCGAGCCGGCGAAGGGCGTGCTCGACTACGAGCTGGACGAGCTGGTCGCGCTGCGCGGCGAGCTGCAGCAGTTGACGTCCCCGGCTCGCAGCCTCTCGCAGCTCGCGATCCGTTACTCGCTCGGGCATCCGACGGTCGCCGCGGCGATCCCGGGAGCCAGCAGCCGCGAGCAGCTGCTGCAGAATCTCGCGGCCGCCGAGGTGCCGCCGCTCTCCGAAGCGGAGCTTGAGGCGATCCGCGGCGCGAGCAAGGCGAGCGTCTATGCGCAACATCGCTGA
- a CDS encoding carboxylesterase/lipase family protein, translating to MDDLRIKTSSGWLEGQAENGARSWKGIPYARPPAGERRFAAPERPAAWEGVRPAKAFGPPCLQPGGPAEKYGLSADTPPAGEDCLYLNIWAPAKRTKKPLPVMFWIHGGAFVTGTGADSACDGASLARQGVIAVTVNYRLGPFGFLHLAPLGEGFVSNAGLLDQIAALSWIRSEIAAFGGDPAQVTVFGESAGAMSIAAMLAMPDAKGLFARAILQSGAAQTLPAEQADQVTAGILLLLGVERSDAHLLKELPASAIMQAAEEMGRMLGGGPAMLFQPVVEAATLPVEPLEAIRSGAAGGVALLVGTNRDEGEYFIRPGSAPVPLEGAIRGVELMTDIADAASLVRSYPHTAQGQADIMTDLFFWRAALRLAHEQTAHAPVWMYRFDWTSAVHPSLARAVHMREIVFVFGNLQVLERQLGATLGTDARRLTEEMQAAWLAFAKTGSPETAELAWPPYGEPERMTMIFGAAEVPEAVSDPAAGKRAMLGL from the coding sequence GTGGACGACTTGCGGATCAAGACAAGCTCGGGATGGCTGGAAGGGCAGGCGGAGAACGGCGCGAGATCGTGGAAGGGAATTCCGTACGCGAGGCCGCCGGCCGGAGAACGGCGATTCGCGGCGCCCGAACGGCCGGCGGCCTGGGAAGGCGTCCGGCCGGCCAAAGCGTTCGGTCCGCCGTGTCTTCAGCCTGGCGGGCCCGCGGAGAAGTACGGTCTTTCTGCGGACACGCCGCCGGCTGGCGAGGATTGTCTTTACTTGAATATATGGGCACCCGCCAAACGAACCAAAAAGCCGCTGCCCGTCATGTTCTGGATTCACGGCGGCGCGTTCGTTACCGGAACCGGCGCTGATTCGGCCTGCGACGGCGCGAGCCTCGCCCGCCAAGGCGTGATCGCCGTTACGGTCAATTACCGGCTCGGTCCCTTTGGATTTCTGCATCTCGCGCCGCTTGGAGAAGGCTTCGTCTCTAATGCCGGGCTGCTTGACCAGATCGCCGCGCTGTCCTGGATCCGCTCCGAGATTGCCGCGTTCGGCGGGGACCCGGCACAGGTAACCGTATTCGGCGAGTCTGCGGGCGCGATGAGCATCGCCGCGATGCTTGCGATGCCGGACGCGAAGGGATTGTTCGCGCGGGCGATCCTGCAGAGCGGCGCGGCGCAGACGCTGCCGGCGGAGCAGGCCGATCAGGTGACGGCGGGCATCCTGCTTCTGCTCGGCGTCGAACGGTCCGACGCGCATCTGCTGAAGGAGCTTCCCGCGTCGGCCATTATGCAGGCTGCCGAGGAGATGGGACGGATGCTGGGCGGCGGTCCGGCGATGCTCTTCCAGCCGGTCGTCGAGGCGGCCACGCTGCCGGTCGAGCCGCTCGAGGCGATCCGATCGGGCGCGGCGGGCGGCGTGGCGCTGCTCGTCGGCACGAACAGGGACGAAGGCGAATACTTCATCCGCCCCGGGTCTGCGCCCGTGCCCCTGGAGGGCGCGATTCGCGGCGTCGAGCTCATGACGGACATTGCCGACGCCGCATCGCTGGTGCGTTCGTATCCGCATACGGCACAAGGGCAGGCGGATATTATGACGGATCTGTTTTTCTGGCGCGCTGCGCTGCGGCTCGCGCACGAACAGACGGCGCATGCGCCTGTATGGATGTACCGGTTCGATTGGACTTCGGCTGTTCATCCCTCGCTGGCGCGGGCTGTGCATATGCGGGAGATTGTTTTTGTCTTCGGCAATCTGCAGGTGCTGGAGCGGCAGTTGGGCGCGACGCTGGGTACGGACGCGCGCCGGCTGACCGAGGAGATGCAGGCTGCATGGCTTGCATTTGCGAAGACGGGATCGCCGGAAACGGCGGAGTTGGCATGGCCTCCATATGGGGAGCCGGAGCGGATGACAATGATCTTCGGCGCGGCCGAGGTGCCGGAGGCCGTATCGGATCCGGCTGCGGGCAAGCGCGCGATGCTTGGTTTGTAG
- a CDS encoding DUF6492 family protein, producing the protein MASAKSGAGKTGPRIDVLIPAIEKDLGTLPHVIDGIRKQVKHPIASFMIVSPNSKRIRALCRRKGCKFVDERTVLPIGKKDIRYGTKRWNRAGWLYQQLLKLAGSKLGAAGHYLVADADTVLIRPHRFVKGGKPVFYCRSWSQGDYFRTYRKLLGVKASAPRSFVTHYMLFDKAKVRQLKGKIEARHGKRWYKAIIGSIDKTRQFGFSEFETYGNFLHGRNPGGIVMKSALNKSLHASFSSLSPTRLRKLAGKYRSISFHKRKIYSRPGI; encoded by the coding sequence ATGGCTTCAGCCAAATCAGGCGCAGGAAAGACGGGTCCCCGCATCGACGTGCTGATCCCCGCGATCGAAAAGGATCTGGGCACTCTGCCCCACGTGATCGACGGCATCCGCAAGCAGGTCAAGCATCCCATCGCCAGCTTTATGATCGTCTCGCCGAACAGCAAGCGAATCCGGGCGCTCTGCCGGAGAAAAGGCTGCAAGTTCGTCGACGAGCGGACGGTGCTGCCGATCGGCAAAAAGGATATTCGCTACGGCACGAAGCGCTGGAATCGCGCGGGCTGGCTCTATCAGCAGCTGCTTAAGCTCGCGGGCAGCAAGCTGGGCGCGGCGGGCCACTATCTCGTGGCGGACGCGGACACCGTGCTGATCCGGCCTCACCGGTTCGTGAAGGGCGGCAAGCCGGTCTTCTACTGCAGGAGCTGGAGTCAGGGCGATTACTTCCGCACGTACCGCAAGCTGCTGGGCGTCAAAGCCTCCGCGCCGCGCTCCTTCGTCACGCACTACATGCTGTTCGACAAGGCGAAGGTCAGGCAGTTAAAGGGAAAAATCGAGGCGCGCCACGGCAAACGCTGGTACAAGGCGATCATCGGCAGCATCGACAAGACCAGGCAATTCGGCTTCTCCGAGTTCGAGACGTACGGCAACTTCCTGCACGGCCGCAACCCCGGCGGCATCGTCATGAAGTCCGCGCTGAACAAAAGCCTGCACGCCTCGTTCTCCTCGCTCTCGCCGACGCGCCTGCGCAAGCTCGCAGGCAAATACCGCTCGATTTCGTTTCACAAACGGAAGATCTATTCGAGGCCCGGCATATAA
- a CDS encoding SDR family NAD(P)-dependent oxidoreductase, with product MSKPLLVVVGAGAGVSASVARKFGSEGFKVALIARRKASLEALAEELTGQGIETFAVEADASVPASVEEAFGRIRTSFGEPSALLYNAAAITRSSLSDLDEQRLIDDFKVNVVGALTSVKQVVPSFVARKHGTILITGGGLALSPNPAYASLSIGKAGVRSLAFALAEELAPQGIFVGTVTIAGYVSKGTFYDPDRIAESYWKLHAQRDQVEIVFAEN from the coding sequence ATGAGCAAGCCGTTGTTGGTCGTCGTCGGGGCGGGGGCAGGCGTTAGCGCCTCCGTCGCCAGGAAGTTCGGTTCGGAAGGCTTCAAGGTTGCGCTGATCGCGCGTCGAAAGGCCTCTCTTGAAGCGTTGGCGGAAGAATTGACCGGGCAAGGCATTGAAACGTTCGCTGTCGAGGCGGATGCGTCCGTCCCCGCTTCCGTCGAGGAAGCGTTTGGTCGGATACGTACGAGCTTCGGCGAACCGAGCGCGCTGCTCTACAACGCGGCCGCAATCACAAGGTCCTCGCTCTCGGACCTGGACGAGCAGCGGTTGATCGACGACTTCAAGGTTAACGTCGTCGGCGCGCTGACGAGCGTCAAGCAGGTCGTGCCATCGTTCGTCGCGCGCAAGCACGGGACGATCCTCATCACGGGCGGCGGCCTCGCGCTCTCTCCGAATCCGGCCTACGCCTCGCTGTCCATCGGCAAGGCGGGCGTCCGCTCGCTCGCGTTCGCATTGGCAGAAGAACTTGCGCCGCAGGGCATTTTCGTAGGCACCGTCACCATCGCCGGCTATGTGTCCAAGGGCACGTTCTACGATCCCGACCGGATCGCGGAGTCGTACTGGAAGCTGCATGCGCAGCGCGACCAAGTCGAAATCGTTTTCGCGGAAAACTGA
- a CDS encoding NADPH-dependent FMN reductase yields MTKIAIIIGSTRPGRKAEDVAKWVYEIAANRDDASFELVDIADYALPLYDEPIPPVMGNYKHAHTLAWSERIKGFDGFVFVTPEYNHSTSSALKNAIDYLYHEWNDKAAGFVGYGSAGGSRAVEHLRQIAGELKMADVQAQVSLSLFHDFENFSVLRPGPKQEASVNNMLSQVVAWSGALKTLRA; encoded by the coding sequence ATGACCAAGATCGCCATCATCATCGGAAGCACGCGCCCCGGGCGCAAAGCCGAGGACGTCGCCAAGTGGGTATACGAGATCGCCGCGAATCGGGACGACGCATCGTTCGAGCTCGTGGACATCGCCGACTACGCCCTGCCCCTGTACGACGAGCCGATCCCTCCCGTCATGGGCAACTACAAGCACGCGCACACGCTCGCCTGGTCCGAGCGGATCAAGGGCTTCGACGGCTTCGTGTTCGTCACGCCCGAATACAATCACTCGACGTCGAGCGCGCTGAAGAACGCGATCGATTACCTATACCACGAGTGGAACGACAAGGCCGCAGGCTTCGTCGGCTACGGCAGCGCCGGCGGCTCCCGGGCGGTCGAGCATCTTCGCCAGATCGCAGGCGAGCTGAAGATGGCGGATGTTCAGGCGCAGGTGTCGCTGTCGCTCTTCCACGACTTCGAAAACTTCAGCGTTCTGAGGCCCGGCCCCAAGCAGGAGGCTTCCGTGAACAACATGCTGAGCCAGGTCGTTGCATGGAGCGGCGCGCTCAAGACGCTGCGGGCTTAA
- a CDS encoding MFS transporter → MNRTIVYMLTLGTFLTGFAELAVVGILPIISRDAGISIAQAGQLVTAFSVGFAVGTPLFVSLTQRSSRRKLLAAALLVFAAGSLLSYFNEGYAAMLALRALIGAAAGVYLTTALGALPKLVPVGQLGRAMSTVMMAFSAASVLGAPIGIALANGWSWRSMYLLLGAGALLVMTGILRKLPEIEGDVPVGFGRQFAVLRRPALAAGLLMSLLFSSGIALLNTYFVPFLQDVLRLNLSYTGMTMLLLGLAGTLATRFGGGAADRRGPPAVIVRSLAAMALALALMPFATYVFASAAGGLASGLAVSAAWMLAYSVAIPAIQTYFVRIAPESTNIVLGLNTSLLHLGVAIGSLAGGLLADVSSTVRYHPWAALAFGLLSLSAGLASFAKGERAGSPENGSGRFVSE, encoded by the coding sequence ATGAATCGCACGATTGTTTATATGCTCACGCTGGGCACATTCTTGACGGGTTTTGCCGAACTGGCCGTCGTCGGCATCCTGCCGATCATCTCCCGGGATGCCGGGATCAGCATCGCCCAGGCGGGCCAGCTCGTCACCGCCTTTTCCGTCGGATTCGCCGTCGGTACGCCGCTCTTCGTCTCGCTGACGCAGCGATCCTCGCGTCGCAAGCTTCTTGCCGCCGCACTGCTCGTATTCGCTGCGGGCAGCCTGCTCTCATACTTCAACGAAGGCTACGCGGCAATGCTCGCGCTGCGCGCCCTGATCGGCGCGGCCGCAGGCGTCTATCTGACGACGGCGCTCGGCGCGCTTCCCAAGCTTGTGCCGGTCGGCCAGCTCGGACGCGCCATGAGCACCGTCATGATGGCGTTCAGCGCCGCCTCCGTGCTTGGCGCGCCGATCGGCATCGCCCTGGCTAACGGATGGTCCTGGCGGAGCATGTACCTGCTGCTCGGCGCTGGCGCGCTGCTCGTGATGACAGGGATCCTGCGCAAGCTGCCCGAGATAGAAGGCGACGTCCCCGTCGGTTTCGGCCGCCAGTTCGCCGTACTGCGCCGGCCCGCGCTTGCGGCGGGGCTGCTGATGTCTTTGCTGTTCTCGTCGGGCATCGCCTTGCTGAACACGTACTTCGTACCTTTTTTGCAGGACGTCCTCAGGTTGAACTTGTCGTACACGGGGATGACGATGCTGCTGCTCGGCTTGGCCGGTACGCTTGCCACGCGCTTCGGCGGCGGGGCGGCCGATAGACGCGGTCCTCCGGCGGTTATCGTGCGGAGTCTGGCCGCAATGGCGCTGGCCTTGGCCTTGATGCCCTTCGCGACATACGTCTTCGCCTCCGCCGCAGGCGGCCTCGCGTCGGGCCTTGCCGTCTCTGCGGCTTGGATGCTGGCCTATTCCGTGGCGATTCCGGCGATCCAGACCTACTTCGTCCGTATCGCGCCCGAATCGACGAATATCGTGCTTGGGCTCAACACGTCGCTCTTGCACCTTGGCGTCGCGATCGGCTCCTTGGCCGGCGGCCTGCTCGCCGACGTGTCGTCCACGGTCCGCTATCATCCCTGGGCGGCACTGGCGTTCGGCCTGCTCTCGCTGTCGGCGGGCTTGGCGTCCTTCGCCAAGGGCGAAAGAGCCGGTTCACCGGAGAACGGAAGCGGCCGATTCGTATCCGAGTAA
- a CDS encoding winged helix-turn-helix transcriptional regulator encodes MMSEREKDEDKPICEALQVLGAKWSFVVIAELCKGPKRFNRLQRDVAIVGTQSLTDTLRHLEQAGIVRREVYPTVPVTVEYSLTDKGMDFQATLAEMEKWAMRWRKPGGAEASALNAADAG; translated from the coding sequence ATGATGTCCGAACGCGAGAAGGACGAGGATAAGCCGATCTGCGAGGCGCTTCAGGTGCTGGGGGCCAAGTGGTCCTTTGTCGTCATCGCGGAGCTCTGCAAAGGCCCCAAACGATTCAATCGCCTGCAGCGCGACGTCGCCATCGTAGGCACGCAGTCGCTCACGGATACGCTCCGCCATCTGGAGCAAGCCGGCATCGTACGGCGGGAGGTCTATCCGACGGTGCCCGTAACGGTCGAGTACAGCCTGACGGACAAGGGCATGGACTTCCAGGCGACGCTCGCCGAGATGGAGAAATGGGCGATGCGCTGGCGCAAGCCCGGCGGCGCAGAGGCGTCGGCACTGAACGCCGCAGACGCTGGCTGA
- a CDS encoding AEC family transporter, which translates to MPYFQTFANVSIPILIACCLGYLYQKYKAPDSRLLADLSLFVLSPCLIVVALASSDLKTGTLGTVAIYTLLQTALCWAAAAAAGRLLRMSEPSKRALELTTIFSNSNNYGLPLLLLAFGTQGFAIGVTNVVTHVILVNTLGFYLAARASFKPKQAFRQITKTPLVYAAAVGIALFLFKVRLPESLSSGLELVGGAYPAVVLLLLGMQLRKTDWRRSLRPEIWISLGMRILIVPLLSYTAIAMLGLHGLNAAVLFVQSSMPAAINSLVLMERYGGDKELVAMNVAFSTAASFLYLPLLVHLAASL; encoded by the coding sequence ATGCCATATTTCCAAACATTCGCGAACGTCAGCATCCCCATCTTGATCGCTTGCTGCCTGGGCTACTTATATCAAAAGTACAAAGCCCCCGACTCGCGCCTGCTGGCCGATCTCAGCCTGTTCGTCCTCTCGCCTTGCCTCATCGTGGTGGCTCTCGCAAGCAGCGATTTGAAGACCGGCACGCTAGGCACGGTGGCGATCTATACGCTCTTGCAGACGGCGCTCTGCTGGGCTGCGGCCGCCGCGGCCGGGAGGCTGCTGCGGATGAGCGAGCCCTCGAAGCGCGCGCTGGAGCTGACGACGATCTTTTCCAACTCCAACAACTACGGCCTGCCGCTGCTGCTGCTCGCCTTCGGCACGCAAGGCTTCGCGATCGGGGTGACCAACGTCGTGACGCATGTCATCCTGGTGAATACGCTGGGCTTCTACCTGGCGGCGCGCGCATCCTTTAAGCCGAAGCAGGCGTTCCGCCAGATCACGAAAACGCCGCTCGTCTATGCGGCCGCCGTCGGCATCGCGCTGTTTCTATTCAAAGTGCGCCTGCCGGAGAGTCTTTCGTCGGGCCTTGAGCTGGTAGGCGGCGCTTACCCGGCCGTCGTGCTGCTCCTCCTCGGCATGCAGCTTCGCAAGACGGATTGGCGCCGCAGCCTGCGCCCGGAGATCTGGATCTCGCTCGGCATGCGCATCCTAATCGTGCCGCTGCTGTCGTACACCGCGATCGCGATGCTTGGCCTGCACGGCCTGAATGCCGCAGTGCTGTTCGTTCAATCCTCGATGCCGGCGGCGATTAATTCGCTCGTACTCATGGAGCGGTACGGCGGGGACAAAGAGCTCGTCGCGATGAACGTCGCTTTTTCGACCGCCGCGAGCTTCTTGTATTTGCCGCTGCTGGTCCATTTGGCCGCTTCTTTGTAG
- a CDS encoding SRPBCC family protein translates to MEDLKYTIYIGGKPEQVWEALVSPEGTRAIFFGSVLQSTFEVGAPYAYVGPGNDGDETVHVYGTVLAYEPHSLMSYTEHPGPSYRENHAELETRVTMTLEPVGGSTKVTFVNDRWPEGHPSYESTQQSWPIILSNIKSYVETGKTLDLGW, encoded by the coding sequence ATGGAGGACTTGAAGTACACGATCTATATCGGCGGCAAGCCGGAGCAGGTATGGGAGGCGCTCGTCTCGCCGGAGGGTACGCGCGCGATTTTTTTCGGCAGCGTGCTGCAGTCGACCTTCGAGGTCGGCGCGCCCTACGCTTACGTGGGACCGGGCAACGACGGCGACGAGACCGTGCACGTATACGGGACGGTGCTGGCGTACGAACCGCACAGTCTGATGAGCTATACGGAGCATCCAGGCCCGTCCTATCGGGAAAATCACGCCGAGCTCGAGACGCGCGTAACCATGACGCTGGAGCCGGTCGGCGGCAGCACGAAAGTGACGTTCGTTAACGACCGCTGGCCCGAGGGGCATCCCTCCTACGAAAGCACGCAGCAGAGCTGGCCGATCATCCTGAGCAACATCAAGTCTTATGTGGAGACGGGCAAGACGCTGGATCTGGGCTGGTAA
- a CDS encoding AraC family transcriptional regulator gives MQQIERPLDKAILKPQEAVRKFDLKQYAPSAALSRWIEKFWTLSYDLAGEAPFSQTVLSYPSVNLTLECEDGTWSAGVYGVPRSTFTRTLTGCGECFSVKFKPGGFYPFWRQPASSLTGRTVGFGELFGPAGEALARRLPEACEPGERLGIMERFLLELCPERDETAELAAQIVADAAGDRGMVCVEDMANRHGLSVRSLQRLLDRYIGVSPKWILQRFRLQEAAERIRQGGAADWSALAADLGYYDQAHFIRDFKSVVGQTPDAYARASEAGK, from the coding sequence GTGCAGCAGATCGAGCGTCCGTTGGACAAAGCGATACTCAAGCCGCAGGAAGCCGTCCGAAAATTCGATTTGAAGCAATACGCCCCTTCTGCGGCGCTGTCGCGGTGGATCGAGAAGTTCTGGACGCTCTCCTACGATCTCGCCGGAGAGGCGCCGTTCAGTCAGACCGTCCTCTCCTATCCGAGCGTCAACCTGACGCTGGAATGCGAGGACGGCACCTGGTCCGCCGGCGTATACGGCGTGCCGCGCAGCACCTTTACCCGCACGCTGACCGGATGCGGCGAATGCTTCAGCGTCAAGTTCAAGCCCGGCGGCTTCTACCCTTTCTGGCGGCAGCCCGCTTCGAGCCTGACCGGGCGCACCGTCGGCTTCGGCGAGCTCTTCGGACCGGCCGGCGAAGCGCTGGCGCGGCGGCTGCCGGAAGCGTGCGAGCCCGGGGAACGGCTCGGGATCATGGAGCGCTTCCTGCTCGAGCTTTGCCCGGAGCGGGACGAGACCGCCGAGCTGGCCGCGCAGATCGTGGCGGATGCGGCGGGCGACCGCGGCATGGTTTGCGTCGAGGACATGGCGAATCGCCACGGACTGAGCGTGCGTTCGCTTCAGCGGCTGCTCGACCGCTATATCGGCGTGTCGCCCAAGTGGATCCTGCAGCGCTTCCGGCTCCAGGAGGCCGCCGAGCGGATCCGGCAAGGCGGCGCTGCGGACTGGTCGGCGCTTGCGGCGGATCTGGGCTATTACGATCAGGCGCATTTCATCCGCGACTTCAAGTCGGTCGTCGGGCAGACGCCGGATGCTTATGCACGGGCTTCCGAAGCCGGAAAATAA
- a CDS encoding Hcp family type VI secretion system effector — MFARLLPRSAVLLIASLIFAIFAPLSASAATGGNYILLTLDGVKGESTAEVGKGAIDILNVSFGAVNPGSASAGSGSGSGKPSFQEFSFMKFQDSASLSLLANLTSGKAIKSGTLSFYNAQSKKPYLTIKLETIFVTSDVYGATQGTDRMTESFTLTAKKLTFTYQQTGPKGESLPAQTFEFDLSKNKAS, encoded by the coding sequence TTGTTCGCACGTTTGTTGCCCAGATCCGCCGTTCTGCTTATCGCAAGTCTGATTTTCGCCATTTTCGCTCCCCTATCCGCTTCGGCCGCAACGGGCGGCAACTACATCCTGCTCACGCTGGACGGCGTCAAGGGCGAGAGTACGGCAGAAGTCGGAAAAGGCGCCATCGATATCTTGAACGTATCGTTCGGAGCCGTTAATCCGGGATCCGCATCCGCAGGCAGCGGATCAGGGTCCGGCAAGCCTTCCTTTCAGGAATTCTCCTTCATGAAATTCCAGGATTCAGCCTCGCTGTCGCTGCTCGCGAACCTGACATCCGGCAAAGCCATCAAAAGCGGCACGCTCTCCTTCTACAACGCCCAAAGCAAAAAACCGTACCTGACCATTAAGCTGGAAACCATTTTCGTCACATCCGACGTCTACGGCGCAACCCAAGGCACCGATCGGATGACGGAATCCTTCACGCTTACGGCTAAAAAATTAACATTCACTTACCAGCAAACCGGTCCTAAGGGCGAATCGCTGCCGGCGCAAACGTTCGAATTCGATCTGTCCAAAAATAAAGCGAGCTAA